In Scyliorhinus torazame isolate Kashiwa2021f chromosome 9, sScyTor2.1, whole genome shotgun sequence, a single window of DNA contains:
- the LOC140429838 gene encoding neuroendocrine protein 7B2-like translates to MPSATMFRVVLLTAVTWALTSAHGSQDPAKVSEADIQRLLHGVMEQLGIARPRVEYPAHQATNLVGPQSIEGGAHEGLQHLGPYGNIPNIVAELTGDNIPKNFNQEQGYPDPPNPCPLGRKAADGCLEDTPDTAKFSNDYQVHQRLFDPQHDYPVMGKWNKNVMYGNVKGTPGRRRRSVNPYLQGKRLNNVVAKKSAPHFSEEDRRANE, encoded by the exons ATGCCCTCAGCTACCATGTTCAGGGTGGTGCTGCTGACAGCGGTAACCTGGGCTCTAACATCAGCTCACGGCTCCCAGGATCCGGCCAAGGTGTCCGAGGCGGACATCCAGCGATTGCTGCACGGCGTCATGGAGCAGTTGGGCATTGCTCGGCCAAGAGTGGAATACCCGGCGCACCAAGCCACCAATCTGGTCGGACCACAGAGTATTGAAG GAGGAGCTCATGAAGGATTGCAACACCTGGGCCCCTACGGCAACATTCCCAACATCGTGGCCGAGCTTACCGGAGATAACATACCAAAGAATTTTAATCAGGAGCAGGGTTATCCTGATCCACCTAACCCTTGTCCTTTGGGAAGAAAAG CTGCTGATGGATGCTTGGAAGATACACCTGACACAGCCAAATTCAGCAATGATTACCAAGTCCATCAGCGCCTCTTTGATCCACAGCATGATTACCCAGTGATGGGAAAGTGG AACAAGAATGTGATGTACGGAAATGTGAAAGGAACcccaggaaggaggaggagg AGTGTGAATCCATACCTGCAAGGGAAGAGACTCAACAACGTTGTCGCCAAGAAATCAGCTCCTCATTTCTCTGAAGAGGACAGACGCGCCAATGAGTAG